ATTCTTGTCTTTTACTTTTATCAAAATGAGGGTTTAAAAATTATTTTCAGGAAAGATCATTCTTTCTCACGCATTCTTTTTTTGAGCCATACACTTTTACACAAATCAAACTTAGGAACTTCATTAATTATCTGAGTAATATTTTTGTTTTGGACTTGTCGGTTTATCTGGTATCGTTAATTTTAATTACCCTGCTTTAATTAAGGGATTGAGTATTTTTGTTCTTAAATATCTTTTACTTTTAATTTGCAAGAAACCTTGTATATCACTTCTGCTTTTGGGAATTTTGCAAAACTCTAAAATCTCATTCGTTCGATCAAATTGGTCACTAGCTTGGTCACTACGCCGAGAACCTAAAGGGATGATTGTAATAAAAACGTCACCTTCAATAAATGTAAGCTCTGTTCCTGAATAAATCTTGTTGTATTTGTAAGTATTTCTAACTCCTGAACCAAGCTCATCTACACGTCCTATTCCTTTAAAGAATCTTGCGATAGTAGGATTCTTGGGGAATGGGGAAAAATTCGTGGGATCAATCGTACCATTTCCATGTGGCTTGTTACTGTTTTCAACAAATACTCTTTCTTTTTCAATTACCAGCTTAGCTAGAAAATGATTGGAAAACTCGCGGTGAACAAGTATATTCGATACTACTTCTCTAAAAATTTCTTTCCATTTTAATCAACATCCCGCTCTAGTTTCTATAGATTTATTCATAGTTCTCTTCTTACTATAGATTGTCTACTCTTACCATAGAGAATTCTATTGAAAACAAGGACCTCCTCTTTTAACCCTAATTAGTTGGTTACCGAATCAAAATCCCGTAGCATAAACTAAGTCACTGTGACCTTTTCACCTTGTCACTTCACTTCTCATCAACTAGACTAAATAGTAACCGCAAAAATAGGGAGGTATATTAAAAATGATCTTACAGTTAAAAGTAACACTTAAATATATGAAACCACCTGTTTGGAGACGAATTCAAATGGATGAAAATATGACGTTTTACGATCTCCATAAAATTCTTCAAATCGCCTTTAATTGGGACGATTATCATCTACATGGGTTTGAGATTAAGAAAACAAATGGAGAAATTCTTCGTCGCAAAGTTCTTGTGGAACCCGATAATCCAGATGATTTTATGGCTAAACTAATGGGAGCTTCGTTTGATGAACAAGAAGAAAAAATAGGGAAATGGCTAGTTGAAGAAAAAGATAAATGCATCTATACATACGATTTCGGAGACGATTGGGAACACGAAATCGTCGTTGAAAAAAAGCTCCCTGCTCAAATAAATACTAGTTATCCCCATTGTGTGAAAGCAATGCGAGTAGCACCAGAAGAAGATAGCCGTGGAGACTTTATGAATATTGAGGAAGTGGCGACTAAAGAGTTAACAGCACAAATTAATCAGCAGCTAGCGAGACTTCACAATACTAATAAAGAAACAAAAGCAAAATAACCAAAGAAGTAGATTCAGAAGCTTGACCTTCCTCACAAAGGAAAACCCAAGCTTCTTTTAAAATCCTTTCAAGTGTAAACAAATGAGTGCTCAAGTATATTAGTGAATGGCTGAAGTAACCCAAGATTTTTAAACAAAAACAGACAATCATTGCCGAAGAAGGTTTATTGTCAACCTCATATTTTAAGCATCCCATTGATTTGATTAAGATCAAATTCCTTATACCCTTGCATTTTCCCCCAATTCACCATCTCGTCGTGTTCAGGATGATCCTTATCTTCTATAATTTTCAAGAAATCTTCGTAGCCAGGTTCTCCGCCAACATCCTCTGGAGGACTATTGCCCTCTCCATCGAGACACTTCGGGTAATTCACATCGTAATCTTCAATGGTTTTAACCACCTCTATTACATGCTGCCAATTATCACCGAAATCATAATTATAAACAATTTTAGACGGAAGAAAATCGATTAGTTTTAATCCTTCTTCCTTCTTCATTGGCGTGTTGCCTTGATAATCAAAAGCCTCTTCATTACTGACAATGTTTAAGATAGGCTCTGCTACATCTTTATCTGGGTACAGTAAGTAATCATGTAAATGCGAATCTCGCCAGCCAAAGCAGACTTGCAACGTTTTATGTAAACGGCTGAAGGTGATATTTGAAGGAACGACGAATTTTCGCCAAACGGAATGGTTCTCTAGTAATAGAGTCACTTTTAACTCAATGGCTTCTGAATAAAAAATTGCCTGATTCGCCATTTCTTCAAGTTGCTTGTAAATTTCTTTGTTTGGATAAATATAAGCATTTTTTCCGTTCCCTACTAACAATTTACTTACTCTAAATCCTAGCTCGGATTGAATCATTTGCTCTTCGTTGATGAGATCTTCAAAATAATACACTTCTTCGCCTGATTTGTTCATTCTCGCAACATACGTCCGGTCTTTCGTTTTCGAGAAAATGATACTCCCAGCATTTTGAATATACTGTTCGATAACCTCTTCTTTTATGTTCTCTGCTTGAAACGTCTCCTGAATGGCTCTAGGGATCAACGTTTCAATCTCCCTAATATCTTTTGCTTTTAATCCAAAAAGGACAACCATATATCGGGTTAAATCGTTCACTAACACAACTGTCTTTTTCCGCCCCAGCTTGATAAGGTTGGCATGCCATGAATAGAAAGGATCTTCCTCTTCTTTTACAGCGACTGGCACGTTTAATTCATCGAGTAGCTTTTTCGTACATTGAATACGCATGAAGTTACTCCCTTCAACGTTTTATATGATAATTTTACCATAAGTTCCTTACTTTTTTAAAAGGATCTTACCATCATCTATTAGATTATTGAGTATACATACCAGAAAATCACCTTGATAATCCTTCTTATTCATGGGTTTAGATTGTGTTCCGAGCCTTCTATTTACATGATTAAAATCCTATTTAAGAGAGAAAATACTTCTAAAACAAATGAACAGCCAGTTACTCGATTCATAAAGACTTTTCAATTACTTTCCTTTTAAAAAAGTCGTTGAACATGTACAATTGATTCAATAGGTATGTGTTATCGACAGTCCGAATAGGAAAGATAAAAATAGTCCTGATGATTAAGGTAGCCCTCCAGCAAATAAGTTAAAATTGAGTTAACAACAGAAGAAAATTTTCTATTAATACAATGTTTGATATAAACGAATAATGGAAGGGGGATAATAATGAGTTCCAATTTTAATGGTCAAATTAACCACACGATTAAGGAACTTTTAGCGGATGGTCAAGAGCACAGTAGAAAGGAAATTATCGAGTACATCATAGAAAAATTCAACAATAAGGATGTAACAAAGGAGTTATGTTCATCAAGACTAAGCGAATTAATTGTAACGAGAGAGATTACAATCGTAGAACGAGGCATTTACAAATTGACACCAGAAACAATCACACTGCACGAAGAGTGCATCGACACCTTAACGAATGCCATTTTAGGCTTACAACGTACGGCAAATAAGATCAATATACTTTCCATTTCTGATGAAGAACAAAAAACGCTCGAAAAGATTAAACTATCAATCAGTCACATTAAAGATGACATAAAAACCTTCGATGAAGTGTAAGTATTTGTAGATAGCCCCTTTCAAAAGCTAGCTTTTCTTTTTCAAAAAATAACTGCTGGCTTTTGTCATTCTTTGTGGTTCGAAGACGTTTTTCTTTCATAGACTATGGAGAACAACAGAAATAAATCTTGCAAATCAAGGACCGTCCCTATGCTTCTCCTGCTTGCCTATAAGCTTCTTTCACTTCATCCTCAGTAAATTCCCCTGATTTAATCAATCTATTAATTCCTGATTGGGTCTCACCTTCTTTAATTGCCTCAACAAGTTGCTTAAATATATTTTCCCTTACTTTACTAATCCCTTTATTTTCTCCTTGTTCATACAATTTTTTAAATTCTTTTTCAACGATAGACATTCTACTCATAACCTCCCATATTTTCTGTTCTCCTTCTGAACTTAGGAATCGACGAACTAACACATAAACCATCCCAGATAAATGAGCTTTTAATGATTCATCTGCCAGCTCTTGTAGGCTTCGAATAATGAAATAGGCATCCTTTTCAATATCTTGTCCTTCCACATTATACAAAGGGCGTTATACCAAATTCATTCTTTCTTCATAGGTTAAAGGTGTCTCTGGATCTTCCTTTATTCTATTTAATATCTTCTCAATTGGACTTTCATTTTGTATATTTGCCAAAAATATAGCCTCAAATGTAAATTTCAATGAACCATAACTAAAGGAAGTAAGCACATCCTTTTCATTTACTAGAGGAGAATAAATCACTACTGTTTGCATTATTGGATTTTCTTTTTCCGATTTCTCCCTTATTTTATTATATAACCTTAAAGAGTAACCAGCAAATCGAAAAACATCATCTTTTTTTTGATGTGCTCTGATATTCCACATGAAGAAAGTTCCCATCCTCAGGTAAATAAAGAGTATCAGCTTTGTCATCAGCTGTTTCTATCTTTGGTACATCCGTAGACAGGACTTCTTTTACTCTTTTTGAATGGTATCCAAAAACTTTTAATGGCTCGAAGCCCTTCATCGTTGCAGCCATCAAGCGTTGTATAATATCCAAGTTGTTAGGATGAACTTGGATATCTGGGTTTTTCATTGTCAATGAATCATCACCTCGAATAGTATAGACGTCATTTCTTCGCATAAATAAGTGAAAAAAATACGAGCGTTTCATGAGAAGCTATCATTCAACTATAAAAAAATAACAAAAAATTTACCAAAAATAGATCTACAAGTATAGGATATATCTACTTTGGATTGTCAAAACACAGTAAGGAATTTCTTTTATTAGGGTAATTTGGAATGAATGTAGTGTGAAGGTTTGAGAAGGAAACATATATGCAAGGTACTTATAAAAAGGGCTATAGAACCTATAGTGGATCTGGAGGCTATGGAAAGCGCAGGAATGAATTATGCGAATTGAGGACCGTCCCCACGCTTTTTTATTTCACTCAGCAACGTCTCCATAATAATGGTAGTGCTGTGACCATTTTTATGCTAGAATATATCAGAATCCCATACTCTAATACTTTATGTAACTAAGATTAAGAGTATGTAAATCATATTTCACTTCTATGTATGTCTAATAATACAATAGCTTTGTTGGACGAATTAATATATTATTGTAGATAAATGTATAATAACAACTTGTTTTTATACGCGGATTAGTTTTAATTTACTTGTGTGAGGTGTAATAATGTATACACTACTTGACTATATTGTTGCTTTCTTTATTTCTTTAACTATGGCCATTGTCATAACTCCATCTGTTATTAAATTTGCTCATAAATATAACTTTATCGATATTCCAAATAATAGAAAAGTTCATAACGGATCTATGCCTAGGATAGGAGGATTATCAATTGTCATAGGAGCTGCATCAGGTCTTCTATATTTGAACCAATTGATTATTCAAATTTGGCCAGTTATCGTCGGAGTGGAATTATCTTATTGGTCGGTTTAATTGATGATAAATATACAATATCCGCAAAAGCAAAATTCCTTGGGCAAATAATTGCTGCCTGTTTTGTTGTTTTTTCTGGTTTTACGATTGAATTTGTAACGCTGCCGTTCTCTTCGGAAAAAATATACTTAGGAATATTCAGTTATATATTGGCTGTTTTTTTGGATTGTCGGTATTACTAATTCAATCAATTTAGTTGATGGTCTTGATGGCTTAGCTGGAGGGGTCTCCGTAATTGCAATGACTTCTATTCTAGTGCTAGCTTCAATAAACAACGATGTAATGGTGATCGCTCTTACAGTGATATTAATTGGAAGTACATGTGGATTTCTCGTGTTTAATTTTCATCCCGCTAAAATTTTCATGGGTGATACAGGCTCATTATTTCTAGGCTATTGTATCTCTATTTTGTCATTGCATGGCCTTTATAAAAGTGTCACTTTATTCAGCTTAGTTATCCCAATTATTATTTTAGCAATCCCGATATTTGATACTTTTTTTGCCATAATCAGAAGAATACTAAACAAGCAAAAAATTTCGGATCCTGATAAATCTCATCTTCATCATTGTTTACTACAATTAGGTTTTACTCACAGACAGACGGTTTTAATCATCTATGCAATTGGAACATTTTTTGGTATTAGTGCCATTATCTTTTCAAATTCGACACTATGGGGTGCTTTAATCATCATAAGTGTTTTAGTCCTTCTCATTCAAATTACGGCTGAATTAATAGGATTAATAGGAAAACACCAGCCGCTATTAAACACATTTAGGAGAATAATGGAGCGTTCGTAGTTGGACTCACCATTTTAACTAAAATACGGGATTATAAAAAGAGGCTATACCAAAGAAGTCCATTATGTTTCATGTGGGTTTCTTTGTATTTTTATTTTTATATAGCAGAAAAATCAAAACTAAGAATTCAAAGGATCTAAATTAATATATGGTGTATTACCCTTCAAAAAATCAAAATATATGGATTGGTTTAACTATTTTTGGTATAGTCATAAATAGAGTTTTTTACTATTAGAAATAAAAGGTTGGAGAATACTATATGAATAAAATTACATTATTTGATTTAGATAAAACGTTGATTAAAAGTGACTCTATGTTCCTATTTTTATGTTATGGAATTAAAAAGAATCCTTTTACTTCCTTTATCATTTTTCCTATACTCGTATCCACAATCCTTTACAAACTTAAATTTATTTCAGCAAAAAAAGCAAAAGAATATTATTATTACCCTATTAATTATCTACAAGAAGAAGAAATTAAAACGTTTTATGAACAAATACTTAAAGATAAGCTTTATAAAGAAGCCGTTAAAGAGCTAAAAAGAAGAAAAAAAGAAGGATATTATAATTTGGTCATATCCGCCTCTCCCTATGCTTATATAAAGTACTTTAAGGAACATCCATACATTGATGATGTAATTGGGACTGAACTTTATATGCATGAAGGGAGATATACAAATAAAATTTTAGGGAATAATTGTAAAGGGAAAGAAAAGGTAGTAAGGATCAATAAACACTTAGAAAATAAAGGTCTAAAGATCAATTTTGAACAGTCCTATGCCTATTCGGATTCATTATCAGACTCACCTATGTTTTCACTCGTACAAAACAAGTATGTCATTAATTATAGAGGTAAAACAAACTTGCAAAAGAAAAACTGGAAGTGATTTAATTTTGTATATTATTTTTTGACTACGTTTTAAAAAGAATATGCCTATTTAGTTTACTCATGGAGGTTCATTGTGAATATTTATAAAGCAGCAGAAGTCGTGGGGACAATCCTCATTTCATTTATATTCTTTACACTATTTTTATCTACCCTTCTTTTTTTCGTTGGTATTTCAATTACTACATTAACTATATTTATATCATTGCTTTTGTCTTTGTTTATAGGTTGGATCATGGGTAAAAATCGCTTGAATACTATGCCCTATAAAGTTTTTACAATATCTTGCTTGTTAAGTGTCATCAGTATCATTTTTTTCACTTATGTAAGTGGAAAAATGTTAGATATAACATGGGATGGTCAGTCCTATCACAAACCTGCCATTCTTTTTTTTGAAAAAGGGTGGAATCCCTTTTATGATTTTTTAGGGAAAGATGTTATAAATCACATTTGGATTAACCATTATGCTAAAGGTCCGTGGATTTTTTCATCGACTTTAATGAGCATTACAGGAATTATTGAGCAAGGTAAGTCGATTAATCTCTTATTAATCTTCAGTGCCTTCTTGTTTTCTCTCTCGGCATTTTACAAAATTACAAAGAATCATGTATACAGCTTTATCTTCGCCTTATTCGTAGCCTTAAATCCTGTAAGTGTGAATCAAGCAAGTAGTTTTTACGTGGATGGTCAAATTGGTTCACTCATCACTTGTTTAGTAGCTTTATCTATTCTCTTATATCACGAGTACAATAAACTATATTTATTATTGTTTTGTTTCTGTCTTACTTTACTCATAAATGTGAAATTTACTGGGTTAGTCTATGCAGTTATACTTTCAATAGGGTTAATCGCTCTCTTATTTTTCACTAACAAGACGAAGCTTAAAAAGATCATCCCAATATTATTAATTACTGGCATCATCGGTTCCTTTGTCGTAGGATACAATCCCTATGTAACAAATATGCTCTCGAAAGGACACCCTTTTCATCCACTTGCAGGAAAAGAAACCGTAGACATTATGACCGGAAACTCTCCTGTTGATTTGTATGAAAATAGATTAGCGAGCCTTTACCAATCCGTATTCTCTTACTCAAGTAATTATAGAGTAAAACCTGAAATGAAAATACCATTTACTATTCATCGTTCTGAAATTGATGCCTTTCGTGGGGTTGATACTAGGATAGGAGGGTTTGGCCCACTTTTTGGGGGCATAATAATCATAACACTATTGTCTTTATTATTTTTAATTAGAAATATGCATAAAAAAGTGATTCCATACTTTATTATATTATCTGTTATCTTAGTATCAATTTTCATTAATCCTGAACCATGGTGGGCAAGGTATATTCCACAACTTTGGATCGTCCCTATCCTTGTTTTATCCCTTTGTGTATCAGGGTTATACAAATTGAATAAAACAGTAAAATGGATCGCGATACCACTCATTCTTTCTTTATATACGATTAACATAGTATTCACCACTGGTGCACACTATTTATTTGTTTATGAAAGTAGTCAAACTTTAAACCAACAATTGAAGATCCTTCGTGACCATTCTATTGAAGAACCACTTAAAGTTTCACTTCAAAGATTTAAGTATTCCACTGAAAGAAGGTTGTCGGAGGGAGAGGTCAACTACAATCATGGTGATATTGAAGGATGTTCATATAAAGTTACTTTACTTGGAACAACTCCAGATGACCAAATTTGTATACAAAACCAAGAAGTCTATAATGATTTTATTAATATATCTAAGGATTAACATTAAAAGGTAATTTTTAAAAAATAGCAACTTTTATAAAAAAAATATTTAATCGTAACGCGGCATTTTAATTAGGAGGACTTTTATCTAATGACTTCGACAAGCGAAAGAAATATATCTGAAGTAACTTATGGAGAAACGAACATATTTAAACTTCTTCTGTTACAATTACGGCCTAAGCAGTGGACGAAAAATTTACTCGTTTTCGCAGCCTTACTCTTTTCTTTTGAAATGATTAACGTTTACACCATTAGTAAAACAACAGTAGGTTTTTTTCTGTTTTGTTTTGTTTCGGGATGTGTATATATTTTAAATGACTATGCAGATCGTGAAGCAGATAAACTGCATCCAGAAAAAAAAAACATCGCCCTATGGCATCAGGAGCACTGAACCCTACTGTAGCCATCTGTTTTGGTGTATTCCTGTTTTCTTTTTCCCTAATAACATCCTTTTTCTTAATTACTCCTACGTTTACTTTGCTTTTAATCGCCTATTTTATCATGAACGTTTTGTATACATTTAAACTAAAACAAGTGGTTATTATAGATGTGATGATTATTGCGGCTGGATTTGTTTTTAGAGCAATAGGAGGTGGACTCATAATTGAAGTTCCATTTACCCCATGGTTTTTGTTATGCACCATGTTACTTTCATTATTTTTAGCCTTAAGCAAAAGGAGACATGAACTCCTGTTATTAGAAGAAAATAAAGGGAGCCATCGGAAAGTACTACATAGTTATTCCGCACCTTTACTAGATCAATTAATAAGTATTGTTACGACAGCAACTATCATCAGCTACTCATTGTTTACATTTACCTCTGGACGGACGGTCCATCTCATGTGGACAATCCCAATCGTAATTTATGGCATCTTTCGCTATCTTTATATCATTCACATTGAAAACAAAGGTGGATCACCAGAAAAAATATTGTATAAAGACAAACACATATTAGTAACCGTTATAATATATGTATTATCTATCCTGTTTATTTTTTGGTATTTTGAATAATACTCCTCTAATAACTGATTTTTATTTTTACAAATGAACATAGAATAGGAGGTGTTTCATCACCTCCCCCTACTCTTCGCATAAAAGAAGCAAGTGATTCGTTTCTTGATCTTGGAGGGTTATCTAAAAACCGTTCTGTATTAACTAATGGAGTCCCTGGATTAGTTATTTCCATTCTATCGGTAAAAATTTCAATCATTGGACCAGTTCCACGTAACGCTAAGTCTTGATGAATAATTCCATTTGCCACTAACTCTTGGACTGAGAGTTCAGGGTACATAGTCACTTCTTTTCTTAGAGCTTTACCGATCACTTCATTTCTTGGTAAAAGGTTATCAATGAACCCTATTAAACCTTCAAACCCAGCAGCATAACCCTTTCCACCTTCTTGTTCACGAACAGTTTCAATTCTATCTTTTCCCTTGTAAATAATTACTCGGACTGATTTTCGCTTTTGGTTAGGGAATTTAGATAGATCTTTTGCAAGTAAAATAGCCCCCAAGTTTGTGATGTCGTATCCCCTGCAGCAGTATTTTTTATTATCATTTTATCTTCAACTAAACGTTCTAAAATTAAATTTCGATTTTCTGGCAACGGGCTGTCCTGCAATTCAAAATACGTAGGATAATC
This portion of the Bacillus carboniphilus genome encodes:
- a CDS encoding plasmid pRiA4b ORF-3 family protein, producing the protein MILQLKVTLKYMKPPVWRRIQMDENMTFYDLHKILQIAFNWDDYHLHGFEIKKTNGEILRRKVLVEPDNPDDFMAKLMGASFDEQEEKIGKWLVEEKDKCIYTYDFGDDWEHEIVVEKKLPAQINTSYPHCVKAMRVAPEEDSRGDFMNIEEVATKELTAQINQQLARLHNTNKETKAK
- a CDS encoding plasmid pRiA4b ORF-3 family protein gives rise to the protein MRIQCTKKLLDELNVPVAVKEEEDPFYSWHANLIKLGRKKTVVLVNDLTRYMVVLFGLKAKDIREIETLIPRAIQETFQAENIKEEVIEQYIQNAGSIIFSKTKDRTYVARMNKSGEEVYYFEDLINEEQMIQSELGFRVSKLLVGNGKNAYIYPNKEIYKQLEEMANQAIFYSEAIELKVTLLLENHSVWRKFVVPSNITFSRLHKTLQVCFGWRDSHLHDYLLYPDKDVAEPILNIVSNEEAFDYQGNTPMKKEEGLKLIDFLPSKIVYNYDFGDNWQHVIEVVKTIEDYDVNYPKCLDGEGNSPPEDVGGEPGYEDFLKIIEDKDHPEHDEMVNWGKMQGYKEFDLNQINGMLKI
- a CDS encoding winged helix-turn-helix domain-containing protein; protein product: MSSNFNGQINHTIKELLADGQEHSRKEIIEYIIEKFNNKDVTKELCSSRLSELIVTREITIVERGIYKLTPETITLHEECIDTLTNAILGLQRTANKINILSISDEEQKTLEKIKLSISHIKDDIKTFDEV
- a CDS encoding MraY family glycosyltransferase; this translates as MFFWIVGITNSINLVDGLDGLAGGVSVIAMTSILVLASINNDVMVIALTVILIGSTCGFLVFNFHPAKIFMGDTGSLFLGYCISILSLHGLYKSVTLFSLVIPIIILAIPIFDTFFAIIRRILNKQKISDPDKSHLHHCLLQLGFTHRQTVLIIYAIGTFFGISAIIFSNSTLWGALIIISVLVLLIQITAELIGLIGKHQPLLNTFRRIMERS
- a CDS encoding HAD-IB family hydrolase, which gives rise to MNKITLFDLDKTLIKSDSMFLFLCYGIKKNPFTSFIIFPILVSTILYKLKFISAKKAKEYYYYPINYLQEEEIKTFYEQILKDKLYKEAVKELKRRKKEGYYNLVISASPYAYIKYFKEHPYIDDVIGTELYMHEGRYTNKILGNNCKGKEKVVRINKHLENKGLKINFEQSYAYSDSLSDSPMFSLVQNKYVINYRGKTNLQKKNWK
- a CDS encoding ATP-binding protein, with product MGAILLAKDLSKFPNQKRKSVRVIIYKGKDRIETVREQEGGKGYAAGFEGLIGFIDNLLPRNEVIGKALRKEVTMYPELSVQELVANGIIHQDLALRGTGPMIEIFTDRMEITNPGTPLVNTERFLDNPPRSRNESLASFMRRVGGGDETPPILCSFVKIKISY